GGCAAACCCAACGCCAGCTTCCCATATGTACTCGCAGCTATCGATGGAGTTAAGTTCTTCCGCTTTTTCGGGCCCCGATTTGCGGTACCCGATGACGGTAAAGTCCGGACAGAAGAGTAGATCGCATATGGCATTCAGCAAGCTTTGGGCCAGTGGAATCGAACcggtttcttccttttcgcTCCCAGATGGTAGGGAGGACCAGAAGAAGTCTTTCCACTGGACATCCTCGAACACGTACGGTAGGATGCGTGTTAACAGCCGGACACAGTTCAGTACGGTTTGCTGTTCGCCCTGCGTCCTGCAACTATTGTCCACCGCCCGTACCATCCTTTCCGTCGCTTTATAGCACAGCGTGGCCAAATTCGTCGGCATAACATCGCGCACCTTTCGTATCTCGTTTGCCGGCACTAGCGCAAACACGTCCTGCACCGGTGTGTTGTGTTCGCACCAGAACTGCTCCCAAAATGCGTCATCGCTCGCATCGATCGGCTGGCGGTGGCGTGGTTAATAAAAGGCAATGATTATGGTGGCGCGCGcgtgcacacatacataagCGCAGAACGGACACAGGCGCGTACCGTGTGGGTGGTGGGATGGGTGGCGATAAGCATTAGCGTGGGAGGTggaagaacagaaaaacataTGTTAGACGGTGGGTCATAAAAGAAACGGCGCGTTGCTGGGTTAACACGGTCACGTCGACAATGTTTGACGCCGCGAAATCATAAATATTGcaatgctgttgttgttgctgcttttttgcatAATTCTTGCAAACCAGCTCACCTGACTTTTGCTGGTCAGCTGTACGATTGCTTTGCGAAAGTTTAGCTTCGTGTCCGTATTGCCCATCTTGTGGCCGGATGGATGGAGTGATTACACCACAAGATACACAAGATTGGGAAACGTCCACGGAAAAGCCCTAAACTATGTTGCCCTTCGTCAtcggttttgcttttgtttggctCACAGACGGTGCCGAAAATTACGACTTTTcttcacacacaaagaaagggaaaaagcaaCACGAGCACGTACGCAGTTCTTCtttggttttgcttcttgAGAGGGTTTTTAAGGAAAACTTAATTGATGATAAGATGGTACACTACAAGGGACACTTAATCACACGGTCCTCTGGAGTAGAACAGTGAAAAATTGCGTGGAAAGTAACTGGATACGATGGGAAAAACACGAGCTCCGTCAAGAGACGTACACGAACACATCGAATAGTTTGACAATACAGGAAAAACACGAAGACAGCAGGTGCAGACAGTGGGACGGGCGCATGAGCTTAGGGCACCGTTTTGACagtttataaatttattttgaatttgaaaagtAATTTCCGTTGCAGCCCATTCGGTTAAAGAATATGaaatttagttaaaaaaaggttcgtcAGTAAACTCGAATCCCATTCGGAAGGAATGCTAATACATTCAGATCAGATCCAAtcgttttattattcaacacaaaTAACACGGACGGACGGAACGTCCGAAAACGGACCAAATCTCCCTTCTCACTGTAGTGAAAAGTTGCTACTCACTACagtgagaagtgagattttAATGCCATGGAAGAAATACAAACTTAATCAGAGCGAGTGTCGATAAATTACAAAACGAATCTAATCCGAATACGATCGAATCCCAATGGAATTCCATTGAAATCCGAATCCTAATCGACTAACAATCGAATCACAATCGAATCATAATCGAATTCCGATCGGACGGAATGAAAGGATTGAATCCTTTAATTAAGTTCCTATCCGATTCGtatcttcattttttattttatttgagtgCAACGGCTCTACGCCGCATTGTCATCGATTCGAATCTTCCGAAGGGATTGAATCATCAAATCTCCCGAgttaaatggcttactagacttgctgatatcacgtagttggatagccagttctcactacgggggacggtTCGGTTAAGATTTGAAACTCTGCCCTGCGGTTTGAAGTCTGGTGTCGCTGTCGCCGCAATGCCGGGAGGACCACACAATCAAAATTAAGTACAGAATCAATaataccaaaaaaataataaagccaAGCAAagtaaatcatttaaaattccTTTATTATTCATTCAAAACTTTAAGTCCTAGTGTAGTTCTTTCCTTTACAgttcattttttcctttttttccatcaccTGATCATCGTTTCATAATCGTGCCACATTTCTGCAAGTTACCTTGCACTTTGCGGTACACAAATAGATTAAATGGTCCGTCTTTTCTACGGTGCATTTCTGCTGAATGAATTTTTTGCACCGATCAGCAAATTTGTTATCTACACTCGTAGCGTGTTATTTCACAGCCTCCGGTTTTGTACGGCAGGCATTCAATGACCTTTTCTCTGCGTCTGATTAGCACAAGGCGGATAATCCGAATTGTTAGTGTAAAATACCCAACGAGTCAGCCGTGAAACATTTCGTACTATTGCAACAGCCAGTAAACTGAGCAACTATTGAACTTTAGTCCTtcgggcgtttttttttttcatttaagtGCGCAGGGTGTCAAAACGGGCGTACGCATACGTCAATAGGGCGCTGAAATGCTTTGTACTATACGCCATGCTGCTGATAGTAGCCAGCATGAGtagtagaaacaaaaaagaaagtttcACAATATTGCCTATCGGCATAATCGTAGGAGCGTGTTCGGGCCTCGAGTGATAGTGACTGATCAATTGCTATGACACGTCCGTCCAAACTGTCCATCAATCGGTGTAGCATAAATGTAGCGATAGAGCCGCCGCACGAACACGAAGCAACTCACACGCTCCATTGATGCAGATTGTTGTCTAAGTTCCCAAAGTTCAGCACGCAACTGCGCCACTGATCTGATGCTGATTGACCACCAACCAGTAATCGGCAGAATTTCGCATCCATTTGAAATCCAACTGCAGCTGAGCTACAACCGAAAGATACCGGTGCAAATCCTCAAAAGTCTGGAATAAAACCCACCGGGAACCGGAGTACTCCTGTACCCACCGCACTATTCGGGTCAACAATCTGGGTCTTAAGCTGAAATTGTCTTATCTTGCAACCGACCTCACCTCCCGGTATGTTGCCACCCTTCGAGCCCCCCCTCTGAGATCAGCCTGGTCGGTTCTAATCGGTCACTAATCGGGGTTGTGGGTTTATGACACCCGGCCCTTCCTGTCCTGTTTCAAGGCTACGCAATACTGGGCGAACGAGCGTGAATCATGCGTTAATCTGCGTAGTATCGCTTCGTGGAAAAGTTAGACCCGAGTGCTGGAATTTTCTATCCACCAAGACGGAAAAGGCCACGTCAGCACGCACGTTTGTGCGTTGATTAGAGGCAAagcagtgagagagagagagagagaaaaatagttgaaaacacaaacactaacTAGTAAACAAAATGTCCCATTGCTTTAGACACAAATTAAGAAGCTGTTTACGGTGAACAATTATCGCTGTTTGGTGTTGTTTCGCTGAACGTAGTGGCTAAACTGTTTCGGATGATCCCATGTAAATTAAGCGCAAAGGCGCAATTGTAGAGCTGCTTCTGATTAggtgttttatttcataatttttaatcttATTTCATAAATCTGTTCGAACCTACGAAGTTACGGATGTTTTGCGGAGAGGCTTTGTTTTGCAGATCTTTTCGTACTGAGACAGGTCCATACAATCCAAACACTAAAAATGGAGTAGTAACTTTGGGTTGAAGTTTCGGTTGTAAACATTGTTGAATACTgaactgtaacaaaaaaactgttgcACTTGTTGTGAAGCATGTTATGTGAAGCAGTTATAGGAGCAGCTAGCTGACCATTTTGTGTACCATTTTCCCGATTGGATGCTTATCaataattcgtttttttttttgcaactgaTAGCTCGTATGTATCGTCTTTAAGTAcgcgtgaaataaaaaaaacagatgacCCATACTCAGGAAAGGATCTGGGAGATTCCTATCATGTATACCATCTATAAATGTattacttttttctctctcatagAACAATATTCATTCCACTCCTAAGTGCTAACATTTGCTTACAAAACTAAACGAGCGAAATGATTAatgggtggtttgtttttgtgtctttttgtgttttttggggggttCAAATGACGTTTCCAAACGTCACCTGTGGAGAAGCTGTGCTTAGTACACCTAGCCATCTTTAGTGGCTCACTCATTCATACCGTAGCGTATAGTTTAATCAAGTCTTTTCCAAAGAAATGGGAAGGTTTATTTAACGTCCTTGTATTTAACCACGTGGACCACGGATCCGTTCTTGGGATTTTGATAGTAAATAGAGATGTATGTGCCCATCGCGGAAGGTGTAGTTATAACCGGGATCGTACAAGAAACGTGTGCAGATAGCGTCAATATGACGTCGTCTTGTAATATATCcggaaatagagagaaaattGGTGCATGGAAGAGGCCCTCAACACTAGCATCCTCCATCTTCcccgttatttttttttttgccgaaaTGGGTTCGCAAATATGAGCATATTTAGGTGTTACTTATAACTTACTTCATCTAACAGAACCATTTTCATCAAACTACTGTTTAATAAGggtaaagaaaagaagaaaaaacaccgaTCATAGAGTCATATCAGATACGCAACAATGAAacgaagaatttgttttttgttaaacgaTTAAACAGATAAGCGAAtataaataaagttttaaatattttcccattAACGAGCTATGGCGAGTGCGCCACACGGTTAAAGGGTATGTGccattataaaaataatatttttgaatgttttcttaCATACGCTAACGCTGCCTGTGAGCGGCTACAGCTATATAAAGTGTTTGCATGTGTGCTTCCTTTTAAATCGTAATATGTAATAGTGGATTAGATGTTTAGTAATTACATAGTATGCACACGCTCCGTACACCTAATGCTGGGGAAGCGTTGCCACGGTGGAATTGCAATACAAGATGGCGGTCCGGGTGAGCTGATCAGGACACGGGCACGGACTTCGCCTTGGAAGGATGCTCTCTGCAACGGTAGACGTACGCGCTGATCGAGACATCGTCATCCGTTCGGACGCACTGCTTCAGCTTGTCACAATCGCATCTATTGTCAGAGAGtatgtgagagagagagagagagagagagagagagagaaatagaaataattgaagagttgaagaagaaaaaaagaaaggacatGTAAGGATACTAAGTGTCAAGTGTCAAATTGGGAAACTGTCAAACACTTACGTATTTTGCATGAAGTTATCGATCGCTCTTGTCGATGGGACGTAAACGGCCCAACCGCACGGTGTATTGCCTTCGCACGTCTTGCTGTGCGTTTGGTTGAAAACTGATCGCTCACCACGTGATAAAACCTGCAATCGGGAAAAACGGAAGGAATGATTTAATGCACCAGTTAGTCACGTTAAGCTCCCAAATACTTCCGACAAGACGGGCGAGTGTTGGAATAGGAAACCTTGATAAGAATCCCGACATAACGATTGGGATCGCTTCAACCGCCGTAAATCACTCCAAGCATGCGCATTTGCAAGTCTCGTGCACCCTGTACATGGACAGTTGAACGATGTCGGCCGTTATCGTTCCTCACGCTACTGGCCTGCAGTTTCCCCACTTGCTGCCCGGCGCATCGCTGACGGAAGTTTCTTATC
This genomic window from Anopheles maculipalpis chromosome 2RL, idAnoMacuDA_375_x, whole genome shotgun sequence contains:
- the LOC126568606 gene encoding uncharacterized protein LOC126568606 translates to MAHKLVSCSACVLVALFVLSAVNVSRQASLSLRVLSRGERSVFNQTHSKTCEGNTPCGWAVYVPSTRAIDNFMQNTCDCDKLKQCVRTDDDVSISAYVYRCREHPSKAKSVPVS